A stretch of Exiguobacterium sp. BMC-KP DNA encodes these proteins:
- a CDS encoding helix-turn-helix domain-containing protein, giving the protein MLTTKQISELLRVSEETVRRWIRTGELHAEQDGKGYRVDELALKRLVDEKSQIPGTALNKILPIIQDMFGPEAAQFAKSNVFDPLQATMQSSETTATPEASKASMEAELARLKRKKRRLELEHELKLLDIEEQIASMERKQQS; this is encoded by the coding sequence ATGTTGACGACGAAACAGATCAGTGAATTGTTACGGGTATCAGAAGAGACGGTCCGGCGCTGGATTCGGACAGGGGAATTGCACGCGGAGCAGGACGGCAAAGGCTACCGTGTCGATGAATTAGCGTTGAAACGGTTAGTCGATGAGAAATCACAGATTCCAGGAACCGCATTGAACAAAATCCTCCCAATCATCCAAGACATGTTCGGACCGGAAGCAGCCCAGTTCGCGAAGTCGAACGTCTTTGATCCACTTCAAGCAACGATGCAATCGAGTGAGACGACAGCCACACCAGAAGCCTCGAAAGCTTCGATGGAAGCGGAACTCGCCCGCTTGAAACGGAAGAAACGTCGCCTTGAGCTCGAACACGAATTGAAGTTGCTCGATATCGAGGAACAAATCGCGTCGATGGAACGCAAACAACAATCCTAA
- a CDS encoding SdrD B-like domain-containing protein — translation MKKIIIFLLLLMWSGTGIAPVQAESKWDVTASGTGPYTLTFTGEGVVDVTSETALTFSDGLTGSGIDIAAHPTVTFTAETAPRIVVTEPTTQQSTILEFPKVDAEEPATDDLVTPEEPVTEPEVKPDVKPDTKPVTPNQSKPTTPTKEKPITEAKPAPATNAKATKGQISGTVWYDANNDGIRQETEALLDDVSVFLITPRGDVTDMAITEQGNYIFEQVTPGTYQVKIDGYDIGLYTFTKPHQDSDVNTFGTTNVTIQAGDVRVIDAGMTEGDEMTEPSHFLTLTNFVDANGDQQPQDKEETVPMTYTLLDTVTGETAWTFEDEGDDQILSGDSLPVGTYILKVKAPAGYTVKAMHHLDYIAFEEDMSEAKDAQAHLLKHLKRQSVDAVLDLTRDGGGTMVAVELAPPVKPVETPTKVVSPVKSTAPVATKADTAPSTPTVTAERLPQAGEDKPFPFAIVGSMSAVAGLWLLIRKR, via the coding sequence ATGAAAAAAATCATCATCTTTTTGTTACTCCTGATGTGGAGTGGGACGGGCATCGCTCCGGTCCAAGCCGAATCGAAATGGGACGTAACAGCAAGCGGGACAGGACCGTATACGTTGACCTTCACAGGCGAAGGAGTCGTTGATGTGACGAGTGAGACGGCGCTCACGTTCTCAGACGGGCTGACGGGAAGTGGCATCGACATCGCTGCGCATCCGACCGTGACATTCACGGCAGAGACAGCACCACGAATCGTCGTCACGGAACCAACGACACAGCAATCGACCATCCTCGAGTTTCCGAAAGTTGACGCAGAGGAACCAGCAACTGACGATCTCGTGACACCGGAAGAGCCGGTCACGGAACCAGAAGTCAAACCAGACGTAAAGCCGGACACAAAACCGGTCACACCAAATCAATCAAAACCGACGACGCCAACGAAGGAGAAACCAATCACGGAAGCAAAACCGGCTCCGGCGACGAACGCTAAAGCGACGAAGGGGCAAATCTCGGGAACGGTTTGGTATGATGCGAACAATGACGGGATTCGCCAAGAGACGGAAGCACTTCTTGATGACGTCAGTGTCTTCTTGATCACGCCGCGCGGCGACGTCACGGATATGGCAATCACGGAGCAAGGAAACTACATATTCGAACAGGTGACACCAGGCACGTATCAAGTCAAGATTGATGGCTATGACATCGGTTTGTATACGTTCACGAAGCCGCATCAGGATTCTGACGTCAACACGTTCGGGACAACGAACGTGACAATTCAAGCTGGAGATGTTCGTGTCATCGATGCTGGTATGACGGAAGGTGACGAGATGACGGAACCATCGCACTTCTTGACGCTGACGAACTTCGTTGATGCAAATGGTGATCAACAGCCACAGGACAAAGAAGAGACCGTCCCGATGACGTACACGTTACTGGATACAGTAACAGGGGAAACAGCATGGACGTTCGAAGACGAAGGTGATGATCAGATTCTATCGGGAGATAGCCTCCCGGTCGGCACGTACATCTTAAAAGTCAAAGCGCCTGCTGGTTATACGGTCAAAGCGATGCATCACCTTGATTACATCGCCTTTGAAGAGGATATGAGTGAGGCAAAGGATGCTCAGGCGCATCTCTTGAAGCATTTAAAACGTCAATCGGTTGACGCTGTCCTTGATCTAACACGCGATGGTGGCGGAACAATGGTTGCCGTCGAACTCGCTCCACCTGTGAAACCGGTAGAAACACCGACAAAAGTCGTCAGTCCAGTAAAATCGACAGCACCGGTCGCAACAAAAGCGGACACTGCTCCATCGACTCCAACCGTTACAGCAGAACGTCTACCGCAAGCAGGGGAAGATAAGCCGTTTCCGTTCGCGATCGTCGGTAGTATGAGTGCTGTTGCCGGATTATGGTTGCTCATTCGAAAACGATAA